One window of the Rufibacter radiotolerans genome contains the following:
- a CDS encoding amidohydrolase family protein, with translation MKKVILSVLAVAALSLQSRAQETYPRNGVYDERSGLRAFTNATIFVDYQTKLENATLVIKDGKVVAVGTKVSVPKGAMVTDLKGKTVYPGFVDPFTSYGVPAPPARAFSFSSVPQPDTKKEGAFNWNQAIRPETHAVELFKVDAKAAEELRKLGYGAVLSVHQDGIARGTASLVTLASKRENQVILMDRAAAGLSLDKGSSTQEYPNSLMGSIALLRQTYLDAKWNTQNPDKEQNISLKAFTEANRLPQIFEVSNKLNAVRADKVGDEFGHQYIFKGQGDEYQMLPQIKETKAAYILNVNFPDPYSVEDPYEARRIGIEDMKHWEMAPANPAMLAKEGVTIAFTTADLKDKSKFLPNLRKATLYGLPEQEALKALTYTPAKLLKAEKYVGSLREGMQANFLVASGNLFDPTTILLENWVQGQGFKTSETPADFRGVYSLKVGSQPERRMLISGTPEKPELKVVTTDTIKGTLSFTGEMLTMMFAPTKSGKESIRLSGWYTGKGFQGEAQLPDAQSVKWTAVLSQAATQQARRDSARSRSNEALNLGKVSYPFAAFGRTELPKGETVLIKNATVWTNEKEGKLENADVLLKNGKIAQVGKNLSADGARVIDGTGKHVTPGIIDEHSHIALDGVNEGSQAVTAEVRMSDVVNHEQVNIYRQLAGGVTTSQLLHGSANPIGGQSAIIKLRWGQAPEKLMLEGADQYIKFALGENVKQSNRSPQYNVRFPQTRMGVEQVMVDAFQRAKEYEKSWTSYNKLSKSAQKKTAAPRRDLELDALVEILNDKRFITCHSYVQSEINMLMKVADQMGFRVNTFTHILEGYKVADKMKERKIGASTFSDWWAYKVEVKDAIPYNAAIMHNVGVTTAINSDDAEMARRLNQEAAKTIKYGGVSEEDALKMVTLNPAKLLHLDNRIGSLKAGKDADVVIWNEHPLSIYARPEKTFVDGIPYFDLEQDKQLQLEQEKERLRLINKMMAAKARGEKTQAAPVSRRGAQVLHCEDVENGAQEQLQESEYHHQK, from the coding sequence ATGAAAAAAGTAATCCTCTCCGTGTTGGCCGTGGCGGCGTTGTCGCTGCAGAGCCGGGCGCAGGAGACGTACCCGCGTAATGGGGTCTATGATGAACGGTCCGGTCTGCGGGCCTTCACCAACGCCACCATTTTCGTGGACTACCAAACCAAACTAGAGAACGCCACGCTGGTCATCAAAGACGGCAAGGTAGTGGCCGTAGGCACCAAGGTTTCTGTACCCAAGGGCGCCATGGTCACCGACCTGAAAGGCAAGACCGTTTACCCGGGCTTTGTGGATCCCTTCACCAGCTACGGGGTTCCCGCCCCGCCGGCCCGGGCCTTCAGCTTCAGCAGCGTGCCTCAGCCAGACACTAAGAAAGAGGGCGCCTTCAACTGGAACCAGGCCATCCGGCCCGAAACCCACGCGGTGGAGCTGTTCAAGGTAGACGCCAAGGCCGCCGAGGAATTGCGCAAACTGGGTTACGGCGCGGTGTTGTCCGTGCACCAGGACGGCATAGCCCGCGGTACGGCTTCTTTGGTGACGCTGGCCAGCAAACGCGAGAACCAGGTGATTTTAATGGATAGGGCCGCTGCCGGCCTGTCCCTGGACAAAGGTTCTTCTACCCAGGAATACCCTAACTCCTTAATGGGCTCCATTGCCTTGCTGCGCCAAACCTACCTGGATGCCAAGTGGAACACCCAGAACCCAGACAAAGAGCAGAACATCTCCCTGAAAGCCTTCACTGAAGCCAACCGCCTGCCGCAGATCTTTGAGGTAAGCAACAAGCTGAACGCTGTGCGCGCCGATAAAGTAGGGGATGAGTTTGGCCACCAGTACATTTTCAAAGGTCAGGGCGATGAGTACCAGATGCTTCCCCAGATCAAGGAAACCAAAGCTGCTTATATCCTGAACGTGAACTTCCCGGACCCTTATAGCGTGGAAGACCCCTATGAGGCCCGCCGCATTGGCATTGAGGACATGAAGCACTGGGAAATGGCGCCCGCCAACCCCGCCATGCTGGCGAAAGAAGGTGTGACCATTGCCTTTACCACCGCAGACCTTAAAGACAAAAGCAAGTTCCTGCCCAACCTGCGCAAGGCTACCCTGTACGGGTTGCCAGAGCAGGAGGCCCTTAAAGCCCTTACCTATACCCCGGCCAAACTATTGAAAGCCGAGAAATACGTGGGCAGCCTGCGCGAAGGAATGCAGGCGAACTTTTTAGTGGCGTCTGGTAACCTGTTTGACCCAACCACCATCCTGCTGGAAAACTGGGTACAGGGCCAGGGTTTCAAAACCAGCGAGACGCCCGCCGATTTCCGGGGAGTGTATTCTCTTAAAGTGGGTTCCCAACCTGAGCGCCGCATGCTTATTAGTGGCACCCCGGAGAAACCAGAACTGAAGGTTGTGACCACCGATACCATTAAAGGCACCCTTTCTTTCACCGGCGAAATGCTCACCATGATGTTTGCCCCTACCAAATCTGGCAAGGAAAGCATCAGGTTGAGTGGCTGGTACACCGGCAAAGGATTCCAGGGCGAGGCGCAGTTGCCTGATGCCCAGAGTGTAAAATGGACCGCCGTGCTTTCTCAGGCCGCCACCCAGCAGGCCAGACGTGACTCTGCCCGTTCCCGCTCCAATGAGGCGCTGAACCTGGGCAAGGTTTCCTATCCGTTCGCTGCCTTTGGCCGGACGGAGTTACCGAAGGGAGAGACCGTGCTCATCAAAAACGCCACCGTCTGGACCAATGAGAAAGAAGGCAAACTGGAGAACGCAGATGTATTGCTCAAAAACGGAAAAATCGCCCAGGTTGGCAAAAACCTGTCGGCCGACGGGGCCAGGGTAATTGACGGAACCGGCAAACACGTGACCCCGGGTATCATTGACGAGCACTCGCACATTGCCCTGGACGGCGTGAACGAAGGCAGCCAGGCGGTGACCGCCGAGGTGCGCATGTCTGACGTGGTGAACCATGAGCAGGTGAACATCTACCGCCAACTGGCCGGTGGCGTGACTACCTCCCAGTTGCTGCATGGCTCCGCTAACCCAATTGGCGGACAATCTGCCATTATCAAGCTTCGCTGGGGACAGGCCCCGGAGAAGCTGATGCTGGAGGGCGCTGACCAATACATTAAATTCGCCTTAGGCGAGAACGTGAAGCAGTCTAACCGCTCACCGCAGTACAACGTGCGCTTCCCGCAGACCCGTATGGGCGTGGAGCAGGTGATGGTAGATGCGTTCCAGCGTGCCAAGGAATACGAGAAATCCTGGACCTCCTACAACAAGCTTTCCAAATCTGCCCAGAAAAAGACCGCCGCCCCGCGCCGCGACCTGGAACTGGATGCCCTGGTGGAAATCCTGAACGACAAGCGCTTTATCACCTGCCACTCCTATGTGCAGTCTGAAATCAACATGCTCATGAAAGTGGCCGACCAGATGGGCTTCAGGGTGAACACCTTTACCCACATTCTGGAGGGCTATAAAGTAGCGGATAAGATGAAGGAGCGTAAAATTGGCGCGTCTACCTTCTCTGACTGGTGGGCTTACAAAGTGGAGGTGAAAGACGCTATCCCGTACAACGCCGCTATTATGCACAACGTGGGCGTGACTACGGCCATTAACTCAGATGACGCTGAAATGGCCCGCCGCTTGAACCAGGAAGCTGCCAAAACCATTAAATATGGCGGCGTGTCTGAAGAAGACGCGCTTAAAATGGTGACCCTGAACCCTGCCAAATTGCTGCACTTAGACAACCGCATTGGTAGCCTGAAGGCTGGGAAAGACGCAGACGTGGTGATCTGGAATGAGCATCCGCTGTCTATCTATGCCCGCCCTGAGAAAACCTTTGTAGACGGCATCCCTTACTTTGACCTGGAGCAGGACAAGCAGTTGCAACTGGAGCAGGAGAAGGAGCGTTTGCGCCTCATCAACAAGATGATGGCTGCCAAGGCCCGCGGGGAGAAAACCCAGGCGGCACCGGTTTCGCGCCGTGGCGCCCAGGTGCTGCACTGTGAGGACGTGGAGAACGGAGCCCAGGAGCAGTTACAGGAATCTGAGTATCATCATCAAAAATAA